The following proteins come from a genomic window of Bactrocera tryoni isolate S06 chromosome 1, CSIRO_BtryS06_freeze2, whole genome shotgun sequence:
- the LOC120766845 gene encoding tetraspanin-13 isoform X2, translated as MCGGFTCSKNALIALNILYVMVGFLLIGVGVYARAASIVTNLPIVGGILACGVILILISILGLVGAVKHHQVMLFFYMIILFMLFLIQFSIASSCLAVNSEQQKEFAEEGWNNVPDSMRMQVQDTFTCCGFNSTNTGTSCEAVTKKCCPDYVDNCACPPCLPALEDKISYAFKLCGGLGIFFSFTEFIGVWLTVRYRNQKDPRGLPSAFL; from the exons ATGTGTGGAGGTTTTACTTGTTCGAAGAATGCGCTAATTGCGCTGAATATTTTGTATGTG ATGGTGGGATTCCTGTTGATTGGCGTTGGAGTCTATGCGCGTGCAGCTTCCATTGTCACAAATCTACCAATTGTAGGTGGTATTTTAGCCTGTGGCGTGATACTGATATTAATATCAATTCTCGGACTGGTCGGTGCAGTGAAGCATCATCAAGTCATGCTATTTTTT TACATGATCATTCTCTTCATGCTCTTCCTCATTCAATTCTCCATTGCCAGCTCTTGCTTGGCTGTCAATTCGGAGCAGCAAAAAGAGTTCGCTGAGGAGGGTTGGAATAATGTACCAGATTCGATGCGCATGCAAGTTCAGGATACATTTACTTGCTGTGGCTTTAATTCGACCAACACGGGCACATCATGCGAAGCAGTCACCAAGAAATGTTGTCCAGATTATGTGGACAATTGCGCTTGCCCACCATGTCTACCCGCTTTGGAGGATAAGATCAGTTATGCATTTAAATTGTGCGGCGGTTTGGGTATTTTCTTCAGTTTCACTGAG TTCATTGGTGTATGGCTAACAGTCCGTTATCGCAATCAGAAAGATCCACGCGGTTTGCCGAGTGCATTTCTATAA
- the LOC120766845 gene encoding tetraspanin-13 isoform X1, with the protein MCGGFTCSKNALIALNILYVMVGFLLIGVGVYARAASIVTNLPIVGGILACGVILILISILGLVGAVKHHQVMLFFYMIILFMLFLIQFSIASSCLAVNSEQQKEFAEEGWNNVPDSMRMQVQDTFTCCGFNSTNTGTSCEAVTKKCCPDYVDNCACPPCLPALEDKISYAFKLCGGLGIFFSFTEVLAVFLARRYRNQHDPHYPEARAIFPHNYQY; encoded by the exons ATGTGTGGAGGTTTTACTTGTTCGAAGAATGCGCTAATTGCGCTGAATATTTTGTATGTG ATGGTGGGATTCCTGTTGATTGGCGTTGGAGTCTATGCGCGTGCAGCTTCCATTGTCACAAATCTACCAATTGTAGGTGGTATTTTAGCCTGTGGCGTGATACTGATATTAATATCAATTCTCGGACTGGTCGGTGCAGTGAAGCATCATCAAGTCATGCTATTTTTT TACATGATCATTCTCTTCATGCTCTTCCTCATTCAATTCTCCATTGCCAGCTCTTGCTTGGCTGTCAATTCGGAGCAGCAAAAAGAGTTCGCTGAGGAGGGTTGGAATAATGTACCAGATTCGATGCGCATGCAAGTTCAGGATACATTTACTTGCTGTGGCTTTAATTCGACCAACACGGGCACATCATGCGAAGCAGTCACCAAGAAATGTTGTCCAGATTATGTGGACAATTGCGCTTGCCCACCATGTCTACCCGCTTTGGAGGATAAGATCAGTTATGCATTTAAATTGTGCGGCGGTTTGGGTATTTTCTTCAGTTTCACTGAG GTACTGGCAGTCTTCTTGGCGCGTCGCTATCGCAATCAACATGATCCACACTATCCAGAAGCGCGCGCAATTTTCCCACACAATTACCAGTATTAG
- the LOC120766846 gene encoding general odorant-binding protein 99a-like produces MKFFIVILAVVALTYAEDEWMPKNVAELEVIVQECLKDFPLTKDQLQTFSSFEYPDEEPIRKYMLCTAKRVGFFTEHEGYHIDRVAKQCNVDLDEAEIVAVAEGCVDKNVEGSSADVWAYRIHKCVMASKLGERVKTYIQNFKEEANKL; encoded by the exons ATGAAATTCTTCATTGTGATCCTTGCAGTCGTTGCATTG ACATACGCTGAAGATGAATGGATGCCGAAAAATGTTGCAGAGCTTGAAGTTATCGTCCAGGAATGCCTCAAGGATTTTCCACTTACCAAGGACCAACTGCAAACATTTTCGAGCTTCGAATATCCCGATGAAGAGCCGATTCGCAAGTACATGCTTTGTACCGCTAAGAGAGTGGGTTTCTTCACCGAACATGAGGGCTATCATATCGATCGTGTTGCCAAACAATGCAATGTGGATTTGGATGAAGCTGAGATCGTTGCCGTCGCTGAGGGTTGCGTGGACAAGAACGTTGAGGGTAGCAGCGCTGATGTATGGGCCTATCGTATTCACAAGTGTGTGATGGCCAGCAAACTCGGTGAACGTGTGAAAACTTACATTCAAAATTTCAAGGAAGAAGCCAATAAACTTTAA